In Phaseolus vulgaris cultivar G19833 chromosome 10, P. vulgaris v2.0, whole genome shotgun sequence, a single genomic region encodes these proteins:
- the LOC137818511 gene encoding uncharacterized protein has product MEARVGMVMEGGQRTLKADGVAAKFLAPNSQGTLHQLLAGGIAGAFSKTCTAPLARLTILFQVQGMHSEVAALSNPSIWCEASRIINEEGFRAFWKGNMVTIAHRLPYSAVSFYAYERYKNQLHSLMGENVRGNSSANPLVHFVGGGLAGITAASATYPLDLVRTRLAAQRSTMYYQGISHAFSTICRDEGFLGLYKGLGATLLGVGPSIAISFSVYEWLRSVWQTQRPNDSTAVVGLACGSLSGIASSTATFPLDLVRRRMQLEGAGGRARVYNTGLFGAFGRIVQTEGVRGLYRGILPEYYKVVPSVGIVFMTYETLKMLLSGIPSY; this is encoded by the exons ATGGAAGCGCGCGTGGGGATGGTGATGGAAGGGGGGCAGAGAACCCTCAAGGCCGACGGCGTCGCCGCCAAGTTTCTGGCGCCGAACAGTCAAGGCACGCTGCATCAGCTTCTCGCCGGCGGCATCGCCGGCGCGTTTAGCAAAACCTGCACTGCCCCCCTTGCGCGTCTCACTATCCTGTTTCag GTGCAAGGTATGCATTCTGAGGTGGCAGCTTTGAGCAATCCTAGTATATGGTGTGAGGCATCACGTATTATCAATGAAGAAGGGTTTAGAGCATTTTGGAAAGGCAATATGGTGACCATTGCTCATCGTCTTCCCTATTCTGCAGTCAGCTTCTATGCTTATGAACGCTACAAGAAT CAACTACACTCACTGATGGGAGAGAATGTTAGGGGAAATTCAAGTGCAAACCCCCTTGTGCACTTTGTGGGTGGTGGTTTGGCAGGTATAACAGCTGCTTCTGCCACATATCCTTTGGATCTTGTGAGGACACGACTTGCAGCACAG AGAAGTACCATGTACTACCAAGGCATCTCACATGCTTTCAGTACCATCTGTAGAGATGAAGGTTTCTTGGGTCTGTATAAGGGGCTTGGAGCAACATTGTTG GGTGTTGGGCCCAGTATAGCTATTAGTTTTTCTGTTTATGAGTGGTTACGTTCTGTATGGCAAACACAAAG GCCCAATGATTCTACTGCTGTGGTTGGTCTTGCCTGTGGCAGTCTGTCAGGAATTGCATCATCAACAG CAACATTCCCTTTGGATCTTGTTAGGCGTAGGATGCAATTAGAGGGTGCTGGTGGTCGAGCTCGTGTCTATAACACTGGCTTGTTTGGTGCATTTGGGCGGATAGTTCAAACCGAAGGGGTGCGAGGTTTGTACAGAGGAATTCTGCCTGAGTACTACAAGGTTGTTCCCAGTGTTGGCATTGTCTTTATGACATATGAAACACTGAAAATGCTTCTATCAGGCATTCCTAGTTATTAG